The Edaphobacter flagellatus sequence CTCTCCGCGATAATGCAACGGTCAGCCCTACAACGCCGATTAATTACGGCATCCTGAGCCGGTTGCGTGGGAAAGATGGCGACGCCCCTTTCGATGCTCTTTGGGTTCACGGCTATGCCAGTATCAACTCCCTTCACGCGATGTTTGCGGCGCGCGCATTGGGTATCCCCGTGCTTCTGCGCGCAGAGTCATGGCTTGGTGACCGTGAGCGAAGCAGTGGAAAGCTCGCAGCCAAGCACCTCTTCTTCCGCGCCCTCGGAAAATTCGTTGATGGGATTCTGCCCATCGGTACATTGAACGATGACTACTGGCGCTATTACCTGGGAGATAACTTCCCGCGCTTCCTTATGCCGTATGCCGTCGACAATGACTACTTTCAGAAAAGGAGCATCGAAGCCGCGGCAACGCGCAAACAGCTTCAGTCTGATCTCAATCTCGATCCCGATCGCCCCGTTATTCTGTTTGCATCCAAGCTTCAGGCACGTAAGCGTTGTGGAGATCTTCTCGATGCCTACAAACGACTCTCGCCGGCTCCAGGTGTTGAGCCGCATCCTTATCTCGTTATCGTAGGCGATGGAGAAGAGCGGGCTTCACTCGAACAAGCTGCACGTGCTACGGGCTTCTCTAGTATCCGATTCTGTGGTTTTCGAAATCAGTCGGAATTACCTCGCTTCTTCGATCTATGCTCGGTCTTCGTCCTACCCTCCCGACATGAACCCTGGGGACTCATCGTCAACGAGGTCATGAACGCAAGCCGACCTGTTGTCGTCACAGATGAAGTCGGCTGTCAGCGCGATCTCCTCACTCCTGGAATTGAAGGCGAAGTTTTTCCGGCAGGAGATGTTGAGGCTCTCGCTTCGGCTCTCAGCCGTATACTTGCTACTCCGCATATTGCGCAACAGATGGGACAGCAGGCCCTCGCAAGGATCCGCTCCTGGAGCTTCGAAGAGGATGTGAGAGGGCTGCGCAATGCCCTGGCTACGGTGACACGCAAGATTGCTCACGAACCGGTTCACTACGCTTGCTAGACTGCTAATCTCGAATAGGAAAGCTTAACGCTCCATGCGGATCCTTCACATCATTGCAACGCTGAATCCAGAGGCAGGCGGCC is a genomic window containing:
- a CDS encoding glycosyltransferase family 4 protein, which produces MDSLPQRTQEKKRDAVRLAYLVSHPIQYQAPLLRRIAREPDIDLTVFFGSDFSVRGYKDEGFGGVGVKWDVPLLDGYRYEFLPALRDNATVSPTTPINYGILSRLRGKDGDAPFDALWVHGYASINSLHAMFAARALGIPVLLRAESWLGDRERSSGKLAAKHLFFRALGKFVDGILPIGTLNDDYWRYYLGDNFPRFLMPYAVDNDYFQKRSIEAAATRKQLQSDLNLDPDRPVILFASKLQARKRCGDLLDAYKRLSPAPGVEPHPYLVIVGDGEERASLEQAARATGFSSIRFCGFRNQSELPRFFDLCSVFVLPSRHEPWGLIVNEVMNASRPVVVTDEVGCQRDLLTPGIEGEVFPAGDVEALASALSRILATPHIAQQMGQQALARIRSWSFEEDVRGLRNALATVTRKIAHEPVHYAC